Proteins from a single region of Anticarsia gemmatalis isolate Benzon Research Colony breed Stoneville strain chromosome 30, ilAntGemm2 primary, whole genome shotgun sequence:
- the LOC142985543 gene encoding uncharacterized protein LOC142985543, producing MLLLLFASLLSMVVTQKIPCTEYYEDENVLECQFNNTNVTFKYKKNEYANIYCQTIDFAIPANFTLNIANDMNLDSLGITSCHTNILRSVNRLTSATSFTTIVLKGVIGPLLGEDVKNLGDVENLFFRDMGTLTGTHVPTEAINALPSLKSLRMTDGFFQLAPNAFNGAISLEYLELSGHIQNIPAMAFAGLTNLTNLNIWGNDFEYIVPGAFIGLENLTSLTLSTNLNLASLEAGVFDGVPKLRNIKIMNNGLTILPNGVFGGLKDLESITILMNQDFLSFGTHALSNVTSLQHVKILSAGLQSLPEELFKDSSNIQTISINGESITELPKKIFRSQVNLKRLDLSNNQIEGIDSDLFSSLKEIEYINLAGNYITHLPRDLFSGQGNLKEVIFDNNKIVSIDFNAFQGVPIEQLSLVSNELTFDYDDETMSPFENLPQLINLNLKDNKICNFFDDWRFILRKLETLDLSNNNLTQAPAPMSFLHNATIDLRSNHISKVWLPTYTPPPANRWRYKPQFLLDDNPLTCDCEIYGLWQRLNGKIVDDEPEYVINETKCSFPEHLQEFYVKNIPSKLLVCDIPCNVSSECDSCVAISSSNEIALECNQMPKVLPNPDSENYTFYFTKQPTLTVKLNEQPDTLQGYNVHTLNLSNCQLESIDFSPTESLKVLDLSNNFITNVPIEFLEGDISLYLGNNPITCDCWHVNDIIMLKRYQNLMDYDKIVCSNDVYLNELDVTVLCNSLYAAITGALVFMSMLLIMTVLFLLLYKYWYEVKVILHDRFGDKIVTRSDMKKKYHLFISFAHQNYIYIKLLVDRLETEFKQKICLHFRDWEPGESIPQQIINTVNNSCKTVIFLTNEFLDSDWANLEFRTAYELTLKDHRNRVIIILLDEDLVHDPRLSKELRAYLTTHTYLVWDEPNFWRKLSKVLPRTEYSITFLIALRKLGCCFFPFMASVTNDVEEVRVQSSLNVHLNENNELVNEPRNCADV from the exons ATGTTACTATTACTCTTCGCAAGTCTTCTCTCCATGGTCGTGACGCAGAAGATTCCATGCACAGAGTATTATGAGGATGAAAATGTCCTAGAATGTCAATTTAACAACACAAATGTGACGTTTAAATATAAGAAGAATGAATATGCTAATATATATTGCCAG acgATAGACTTCGCAATCCCAGCTAACTTCACGCTAAACATAGCCAACGACATGAACCTGGACAGTTTAGGAATAACTTCATGtcatactaatatactaagaAGCGTCAATCGTTTGACATCTGCCACTAGTTTCACGACTATTGTGTTAAAGGGAGTGATAGGACCACTGCTGGGAGAAGATGTGAAAAACCTTGGTGATGTGGAAAACTTGTTTTTTAGGGATATGG gtaCCCTAACAGGTACTCACGTACCTACTGAAGCGATAAACGCACTACCATCTTTAAAATCTCTCAGAATGACAGATGGATTTTTTCAACTTGCTCCCAACGCGTTTAACGGCGCCATCTCTTTAGAATATTTGGAACTAAGTGGGCATATACAGAACATACCTGCAATGGCGTTCGCTGGGTTGACaaatttaactaatttaaacaTATGGGGCAATGATTTCGAATATATTGTACCTGGAGCTTTTATTG GTTTGGAAAATCTCACAAGCCTAACTTTGAGTACTAATTTAAATCTAGCGAGTCTAGAAGCTGGTGTGTTTGATGGTGTGCCGAAattgagaaatattaaaatcatgaaCAATGGTTTGACGATTTTGCCCAATGGAGTGTTTGGCGGACTGAAAGATCTTGAAAGT ATAACCATATTAATGAACCAAGATTTCTTATCGTTTGGTACTCACGCATTATCAAACGTAACAAGCCTTCAACACGTAAAGATTCTATCAGCAGGCCTCCAGTCTCTTCCAGAAGAGTTATTCAAAGATTCttctaacatacaaacaataagTATTAATGGAGAATCAATAACAGAACTCCCGAAAAAGATATTTCGAAGTCAAGTGAATTTAAAACGCTTGGATTTAAGTAATAATCAAATTGAGGGAATAGATAGTGATTTATTTTCCAGTTTGAAGgaaattgaatatattaatttgGCTGGTAACTATATAACTCATCTGCCTCG AGATCTATTTTCGGGGCAAGGCAACTTAAAAGAAGTGATATTTgacaacaataaaatagtttcgaTAGATTTCAACGCGTTTCAAGGAGTGCCCATCGAGCAACTGTCATTAGTGTCAAACGAACTGACATTTGACTATGACGATGAAACTATGTCACCGTTTGAAAATCTACCACAATTGATAAATTTAAAtctgaaagataataaaatttgcAACTTTTTCGACGATTGGAGATTTATATTACGGAAGTTAGAAACTCTGGACTTATCTAACAATAATTTGACGCAAGCACCG GCCCCGATGAGCTTTCTACACAACGCGACAATAGATCTCCGTTCTAatcatatttcaaaagtatGGTTACCTACTTACACGCCGCCACCCGCCAACAGATGGCGCTACAAGCCGCAATTCCTTCTTGACGACAACCCGTTAACTTGTGATTGCGAAATATACGGACTTTGGCAAAGATTAAACGGGAAAATTGTCGATGATGAACCGGAATACGTTATAAATGAGACTAAATGTTCTTTTCCTGAACATTTACAAGAGTTTTATGTGAAAAACATTCCGTCTAAACTCTTAGTTTGCGATATACCTTGCAATGTGTCTTCTGAATGTGATTCTTGTGTAGCTATATCATCGTCAAACGAAATAGCTCTCGAATGCAATCAAATGCCTAAAGTACTACCAAATCCAGATTCAGAAAATTATACTTTCTATTTTACTAAACAACCCACTTTGACTGTTAAATTAAATGAACAACCGGACACATTACAAGGTTACAACGTGCACACTCTCAATCTGTCAAATTGTCAATTagaatccatagactttagtcCGACTGAATCTTTGAAAGTGCTTGATTTATCTAATAATTTCATAACTAATGTACCAATTGAGTTTTTGGAGGGAGATATATCCTTATATTTAGGTAATAATCCTATAACTTGTGACTGTTGGCATGTAAACGACATAATAATGCTAAAAAGATATCAAAATTTAATGGATTacgataaaattgtttgttcaaatgatgtttatttaaacGAGTTGGATGTGACAGTTCTTTGCAATTCATTGTACGCAGCCATTACGGGCGCTTTGGTATTTATGTCTATGCTTCTAATTATGActgttttattcttattattatataaatattggtaTGAAGTAAAAGTAATCCTTCACGATAGATTCGGTGATAAAATTGTAACTCGTTCGGATATGAAAAAGAAATACCATTTATTCATATCTTTTGCTCATCAGAACtacatttatataaagttaCTTGTAGATAGACTTGAAACGGAATTTAAACAAAAGATTTGCTTGCACTTCCGGGATTGGGAACCCGGTGAATCGATCCCACAACAGATTATAAATACAGTGAATAATTCGTGTAagactgttatatttttaacaaacgaATTCTTGGACTCTGATTGGGCTAACTTGGAATTTCGGACAGCATACGAATTGACATTAAAAGACCACAGGAATCGtgttataatcatattattagaTGAAGACTTAGTCCACGACCCGAGGCTATCTAAGGAATTGAGAGCATATCTAACTACTCACACATATTTAGTGTGGGATGAACCGAATTTTTGGCGAAAATTATCAAAAGTTTTGCCTAGAACTGAATATTCTATAACCTTTTTGATTGCGCTGAGGAAATTGGGTTGTTGTTTCTTTCCATTCATGGCATCAGTCACGAACGATGTTGAGGAAGTGAGAGTTCAATCTAgtttaaatgtacatttaaatgaaaataatgaactAGTAAATGAACCTCGCAATTGTGCagatgtttaa